In Penicillium psychrofluorescens genome assembly, chromosome: 5, a single window of DNA contains:
- a CDS encoding uncharacterized protein (ID:PFLUO_007300-T1.cds;~source:funannotate) gives MRLAARFSVFLVLVQHVVGKLVKVDKTPSFDVTLSQVDNTRIKAVVTNTGHDDVTFVHLNFFRDSAPVKKVTIYQNGKLQGLTSEALTMLVAGESLEDEFDIATTSDLSHGGSVTLRSSGLVPLVKGDSVFGYLRYHSNSLTIEIDAVRASQVAKAVVPLMRRANLSCSNSTRKAIMGKALSNTVSLANAAAHAALFGSTTKFSEYFKTTINATRQVVAARLQAVAKEAGSTTSGATTYYCADAYGYCETNVLAYTLPALNLIANCDIYYSYLPAMAGGCHDQDQATTSLHEFTHAPRVYSPGTEDLGYGYVSSTALSSSDAVMNADTYALYANVKRRSSERKFRMLNVSEGKVSSKEG, from the exons ATGCGCCTTGCTGCCCGTTTCTCGGTATTTCTGGTTCTCGTACAGCATGTGGTGGGAAAACTTGTTAAAGTGGACAAGACACCTTCGTTTGATGTCACCTTGAGCCAAGTAGACAACACTCGCATCAAAGCTGTAGTGACAAACACCGGCCACGACGACGTGACCTTTGTGCACCTCAATTTCTTTCGGGACAGCGCCCCCGTCAAGAAGGTCACCATTTACCAAAACGGCAA GTTGCAAGGTCTTACTTCGGAGGCGCTCACGATGCTGGTCGCAGGCGAGAGCCTGGAAGACGAGTTCGACATCGCCACAACGAGCGACTTATCCCACGGCGGCTCTGTGACTTTGCGCTCCAGCGGTCTAGTGCCGCTCGTCAAGGGAGACTCCGTCTTCGGTTATCTGCGCTACCACTCCAATAGCCTGACGATCGAGATCGACGCCGTCAGGGCGTCGCAAGTCGCCAAGGCTGTCGTACCCTTGATGCGCCGCGCAAATCTGAGCTGCAGTAACTCAACCCGGAAGGCGATCATGGGTAAAGCCTTGAGCAATACTGTGTCACTGGCCAACGCCGCTGCCCATGCCGCGCTCTTTGGTTCCACCACCAAGTTCAGTGAGTACTTCAAAACCACGATCAACGCGACACGTCAAGTGGTCGCTGCACGACTGCAGGCCGTGGCCAAGGAAGCTGGGTCGACGACATCGGGGGCTACGACGTATTACTGCGCCGATGCATACGGATATTGTGAAACGAACGTGCTTGCCTATACGCTGCCAGCCTTGAACCTCATCGCCAACTGCGACATCTACTACTCTTACCTGCCCGCCATGGCAggtggctgccatgatcAGGACCAAGCGACCACTTCTCTTCATGAGTTCACTCATGCGCCGAGAGTATACAGCCCAGGCACCGAGGACTTGGGCTATGGCTATGTATCGTCCACCGCTCTCAGCAGTAGCGATGCCGTTATGAATGCTGACACGTATGCTCTATACGCAAATG TCAAGCGGCGCAGCAGCGAAAGGAAGTTCCGGATGCTGAATGTGAGCGAGGGCAAAGTTTCGTCGAAAGAAGGCTAG
- a CDS encoding uncharacterized protein (ID:PFLUO_007299-T1.cds;~source:funannotate) has translation MKVSSAVYGTALLAASALAAPLTAQRQARQEARRVARASGRHSHPPYKPGTKDVLSVNKSVQEQYSSNWAGAALIGTGYTGVTGEFTVPTPQVPSGGDSSTQYCASAWVGIDGDTCSSAILQTGVDFCVQGSSVTYDAWYEWYPDYAYDFSGIDISAGDVIKVTVDASSDTTGTATVENVSTGQSVTHTFTGGVDGDLCEYNAEWIVEDFESGSSLVPFANFGTVTFSGAEATDGSSTVGPSGATIMDIQQNQVLTSSSVSGNSVTVEYVG, from the coding sequence ATGAAGGTTTCGAGTGCCGTTTATGGTACTGCCCTGCTCGCAGCGTCAGCTCTCGCTGCGCCTTTGACTGCCCAGCGCCAGGCGCGTCAAGAGGCACGTCGCGTTGCTCGTGCTTCTGGCCGTCACAGCCATCCTCCTTATAAGCCTGGAACCAAGGATGTTCTTTCTGTCAACAAGTCGGTGCAAGAACAGTATAGCTCCAACTGGGCAGGTGCAGCCCTCATCGGCACCGGCTACACTGGGGTGACTGGCGAATTCACCGTTCCTACCCCCCAGGTTCCATCTGGTGGTGATTCTAGCACCCAGTACTGTGCCTCTGCATGGGTTGGAATTGACGGAGATACTTGCAGCAGTGCTATTCTGCAAACCGGTGTCGACTTCTGTGTTCAAGGCAGCTCCGTGACATATGACGCTTGGTACGAATGGTATCCGGACTATGCCTATGACTTCAGTGGCATCGATATCTCTGCCGGAGATGTGATTAAGGTGACTGTGGATGCTAGTTCCGATACTACTGGCACTGCAACTGTCGAGAATGTCTCCACTGGTCAGAGTGTGACCCATACCTTCACCGGCGGTGTCGACGGCGATCTTTGCGAGTATAACGCAGAATGGATCGTCGAAGACTTTGAATCAGGCAGCTCCTTGGTTCCCTTTGCCAATTTCGGTACTGTGACCTTCTCTGGTGCAGAGGCTACCGATGGGAGCTCTACGGTTGGACCTTCTGGCGCGACTATTATGGATATTCAACAGAACCAAGTTCTCACCTCCTCGTCTGTTAGCGGCAACAGTGTTACAGTGGAATATGTTGGATAG
- a CDS encoding uncharacterized protein (ID:PFLUO_007302-T1.cds;~source:funannotate), whose amino-acid sequence MTIKVAVIGAGPGGLATLKTLLDASTPERPIEACLFEAEGDIGGTFHYRSYENAELVSSKQLTSFSDHRFPLSTPDHVSLPAYVDYLKSYIAHFALADHIQLNCPVIRVAGLGAAARWKHRVTYLDRRRPGGAQEQVFDCSHVAVCTGLHVQPNTPSIAGIENVQGEVFHSSLYKGRAQVAGRRVLILGCGETAMDIAYESIKANAESVTMCFRTGFLSFPKQLSRFQVFGKTFSGGLPIDGLITNLFETAYVHRAIAKSRLRWFISDFVIKRVLWFLTGTQAGMNQHVGSLPKERLGRAYVFLNKSNKAMPYLNRPYQQHNPFLALIGNRYVDPPEDATSDRFVDTCTWPRSIDDTGRVFFEPKANRKDWQRLKEQEIRPDCVVYCTGYQQTFPYLDASYPTASDAQIRNIVDPSHPDIAFIGFVRPGVGAIPPIAEQQAMWWTALITGQMKMPTDPPHYHLLAASSSRIQYGVDHSAYMSTLARDFGGAPGLLELYHRHGARILLAYCFGASFVTFYRLVGPFESPVAPEIARTELSETIRRRGIIGNLLFGVVPMLFYGMVNLGALLLDLVGLIPAEKSSVESMK is encoded by the exons ATGACCATCAAAGTAGCCGTGATCGGTGCCGG CCCCGGCGGCTTAGCGACGCTCAAGACCCTCCTGGATGCGTCCACGCCCGAGCGCCCGATCGAAGCCTGTCTGTTTGAGGC TGAAGGGGATATCGGCGGCACCTTCCACTACCGCTCGTACGAAAACGCAGAGCTGGTGAGCAGCAAACAGctcacctccttctccgaccACCGCTTCCCACTGAGCACGCCGGACCATGTGTCTCTGCCGGCATATGTGGACTATCTCAAGTCCTACATTGCACACTTCGCACTCGCTGACCATATTCAATTGAACTGTCCCGTCATCCGGGTCGCGGGCCTCGGGGCAGCCGCCCGCTGGAAGCATCGCGTCACTTACCTCGATCGCAGACGTCCCGGAGGCGCGCAGGAACAAGTCTTTGATTGTTCCCATGTGGCCGTGTGCACTGGCCTCCATGTCCAACCCAACACTCCTTCTATCGCAGGCATCGAGAATGTTCAGGGCGAGGTGTTTCATTCGTCGCTGTACAAGGGCCGAGCCCAAGTGGCTGGTCGTCGTGTTCTCATCCTCGGCTGTGGCGAGACAGCCATGG ACATCGCATACGAGTccatcaaggccaacgcCGAATCCGTAACCATGTGTTTTCGGACCGGCTTCCTCTCATTCCCTAAACAGCTCAGTCGGTTTCAGGTATTCGGCAAGACGTTCAGTGGTGGTCTCCCGATTGATGGGCTAATCACCAATCTTTTCGAGACGGCCTACGTGCACCGGGCGATTGCGAAAAGCAGACTCCGCTGGTTTATCTCGGACTTTGTCATCAAGCGAGTCTTGTGGTTCTTGACCGGCACGCAGGCCGGCATGAACCAGCATGTCGGCAGTCTTCCCAAAGAACGGCTGGGCAGAGCCTATGTGTTTCTAAACAAGAGTAACAAAGCAATGCCCTATCTGAACCGCCCCTATCAGCAGCACAACCCATTCCTCGCTTTGATCGGAAACCGATACGTCGACCCTCCCGAGGATGCCACCTCCGATCGGTTCGTGGACACTTGCACCTGGCCACGCTCGATTGACGACACTGGTAGAGTCTTTTTCGAGCCGAAGGCAAATCGGAAGGATTGGCAACGGCTGAAAGAGCAGGAGATCCGGCCAGACTGCGTGGTCTATTGTACTGG GTATCAGCAAACATTTCCTTACCTGGACGCGTCCTACCCCACTGCATCGGACGCTCAAATTCGAAATATTGTCGACCCGTCTCACCCCGACATCGCTTTTATCGGCTTTGTCCGGCCAGGGGTCGGCGCGATCCCTcccatcgccgagcagcaAGCCATGTGGTGGACAGCCCTCATCACTGGCCAAATGAAAATGCCCACTGATCCTCCACACTACCATCTGCTGGCGGCCTCGAGCTCTCGCATTCAGTACGGCGTAGATCATAGCGCGTACATGAGTACCCTGGCCCGGGACTTTGGCGGGGCTCCCGGGCTGCTCGAGCTCTATCACCGGCATGGGGCTCGGATCCTTCTCGCGTACTGCTTTGGGGCCTCCTTTGTCACTTTTTACCGCCTGGTGGGCCCATTCGAGTCCCCCGTGGCCCCAGAGATCGCGCGAACCGAGCTATCTGAAACCATCCGGCGTCGGGGAATAATTGGCAACCTGCTCTTTGGGGTCGTACCGATGCTTTTCTATGGGATGGTCAATCTCGGGGCCCTGCTGTTGGATCTAGTCGGATTGATTCCGGCAGAGAAATCGAGTGTGGAATCTATGAAATAA
- a CDS encoding uncharacterized protein (ID:PFLUO_007301-T1.cds;~source:funannotate) translates to MASPATAQTRTNTLGAPDYDDPAFWDAKFATGRDVGEWLNSGEALLDQVLHDLERRPVHGRPRVLHLGPGISQLGAKLRDEYVDRQWAPNGIVNVDFSAEAVRLGQERERQRDPSQAMHWVRADLRSWGDVSSLTRFAPFNVILDKSTIDSIATSRNYTFSSMDNLHHACPAIRETLPCHPSKTLSPVELVALQLVSLTQKGSTWIALSYSTSRFDDLEFLKKYWTVRSRTALRAPGGSVSSSAYTPDVFHWIYILDRE, encoded by the exons ATGGCGAGTCCGGCGACCGCACAAACTCGCACGAACACGCTAGGTGCACCTGATTACGATGACCCGGCATTTTGGGATGCTAAATTTGCCACTGGTCGGGATGTCGGAGAATGGTTGAACTCGGGTGAGGCGCTGCTTGACCAGGTACTGCACGACTTGGAGCGCCGGCCGGTCCACGGGCGGCCGCGAGTCTTGCATCTGGGTCCTGGCATTTCGCAGCTGGGCGCAAAACTCCGCGATGAATACGTCGACCGCCAATGGGCACCTAATGGGATTGTC AATGTGGATTTctccgccgaggccgtgCGATTGGGCCAAGAACGTGAACGCCAAAGAGACCCATCTCAGGCCATGCATTGGGTGCGCGCCGACTTGCGCTCGTGGGGCGATGTCTCTTCCCTCACTCGCTTTGCCCCCTTCAACGTGATCCTCGACAAAAGTACCATCGACTCCATCGCTACATCGAGAAATTATACCTTTTCCTCGATGGACAACTTGCATCACGCCTGCCCGGCGATTCGCGAGACGCTGCCGTGTCATCCGTCAAAGACCCTATCCCCAGTAGAGCTAGTGGCCCTTCAACTCGTCTCGTTGACCCAGAAAGGTAGCACTTGGATCGCGCTCTCATACTCTACCTCGCGCTTCGATGACTTGGAATTCCTCAAGAAGTACTGGACCGTCCGCTCCCGCACAGCCCTGAGAGCCCCAGGTGGCTCTGTTTCGTCTTCAGCTTATACACCTGATGTTTTTCACtggatatatattttggaCCGCGAATGA
- a CDS encoding uncharacterized protein (ID:PFLUO_007303-T1.cds;~source:funannotate), with the protein MADEPLVADPALDAALDNSDSDYDPNDWQSYQSLRNNEYIIPSDDQMFDSYEAGHLLALVMDSDDRENPFFRSPIGSSPQRILDIGTGKATWAINLRPGGWIEQLEASPVIKCDDGSLPPDNVLNEWGSSMMGCGERCGRPCDILDTMPARICNAGFVDVHEKVYKWPIGPWAKNRQYKEAGAINLEHWMTGLEGWCMWLLTKFGAPEPWSMEKVQAFVAQIRNELKNPRFHTYQNASVPQIPT; encoded by the exons ATGGCAGATGAGCCGCTCGTTGCG GATCCGGCTCTTGATGCCGCTCTCGACAACAGCGATAGCGACTATGATCCTAATGACTGGCAGTC GTACCAAAGCCTGCGCAATAATGAGTATAT CATTCCCTCTGACGATCAGATGTTTGATTCCTACGAAGCTGG GCatcttctcgcccttgtcaTGGACTCTGACGACCGGGAAAACCCCTTCTTCCGGTCACCCATTGGCAGTTCGCCGCAGCGGATTCTTGACATCGGCACGGGCAAAGCCACCTGGGCCAT AAATTTGCGCCCAGGTGGCTGGATCGAACAGCTAGAGGCTAGTCCGGTCATTAAGTGCGATGACGGCAGTCTACCTCCAGATAATGTTCTCAATGAATGGGGCTCTTCGATGATGGGCTGTGGTGAACGCTGTGGCCGACCCTGCGATATCCTTGATACGATGCCAGCGCGCATCTGTAACGCAGGCTTCGTCGATGTCCATGAAAAGGTTTACAAATGGCCTATTGGGCCGTGGGCTAAAAACCGGCAGTACAAAGAAGCCGGCGCCATCAACCTAGAACATTGGATGACGGGCTTAGAGGGCTGGTGTATGTGGTTGCTCACCAAGTTTGGTGCACCGGAACCTTGGAGCATGGAGAAGGTCCAAGCTTTTGTCGCCCAGATCCGTAATGAGCTCAAAAACCCCCGCTTCCATACCTATCAAAACGCGTCAGTGCCCCAGATCCCAACCTGA